The Capsicum annuum cultivar UCD-10X-F1 chromosome 3, UCD10Xv1.1, whole genome shotgun sequence genomic sequence cacagtttccagcctgacatgctagagtaaaataggaataactctttgattcgatattggatttaggagaaattggtatcgttggaaagacaattaaattatatatcttttgataggacataatctcaaaaattccaagtataatgagagatattctcttttgaagttgactataccaatatccttctcaagaattctatcgataaggaatattttgattcatctgatagataagatttatttgaagccttaatatacatctaaagtACTcattaaactataaaataaacatgatatactatgcatgagcttggtacatggctttaatattggtttggattttttggggtattacagcagTAGAGTGTAAGAGTCAACAATTGCTTACTAGAAATCTAAAGCTACAACTTGGTCAAATGGCAGTAGAATAGAATACTATACCTCAAGGAGCATTACCTAGTGATATAGAGGTAAATTCAAAGTAGGCGAATGTGGTTACAACAAGGAGTGGGCTATAAACCAAGGAGACAGTTCAGGAGAAGGTTAGTCTCACAGTCACTGATGATGGTTCAAAAGACAATGCGAATAAAGAAGTCAAGAAAAAAGCAGCAAGTTATTAAATTCATATggtaaataagactctacccttaaactttGCTCAAAGGGAAAGGAAACATCAAGAGGAAGCGAGTTACAAGAAGTTCTTGGATCTTCTAAAGTAGATTCACATAAATCTTCCTCTTCTTGATATTCTACAGCGTGttccaaaatatgcaaaatacctAAAATATATAGTGTCGAACAAGAACCAGTTGACAGAGTATGCTACAGTTGCACTTACTGAAAAGTGCACATCTAACATTCAAAATAAACTGCCCATGAAGCTAAAGGATCCAGGAAGTTTCACTTTGCAGATCACCATAGGGCAACCTATTAGTGCTCATGGACTGTGTGACTTGGGGGCTAGCATCAATCTTATCACCATATATTGGTACCAaaagatgggtcttgggagtcccaaacccacAACTATTGTTTTACAATTAGCAGACAGGTCCCTCGCTAAGCCTGATGGTATTATCGAAGCTGTCTTGGTGCAAGTGGGATCCTTAATCTTTCTAATGGATTTTGTAATTCATGACTCTGAAGCTGATCCTATTGTTCCATTTATTTTAGAATGACCTTTCTTAGCAATGGGACAATCATTAATTGATATAGCAGTAGGGAAAATGACAATAAGAGCACATGATAAAGTAGAGGTCTTTGATGTGTATAAGGCGCTAAAACTACCAGCTATATATGAGGAGTTGTTTGCCATATCTGTTGTAGATCTTGAGTTTGATCAGAGGCTGTTATTTTCAGATGATCCATTAAAGCAAGCTTTGATAGGTTGTGATCTTTATGGAGATGTGAAAGCATTGGCATTAGTTCAAGTCTTGAATTCAGTGGTCATTGAAATAAGAAAATTTCCTTTTGATCGATTGAACAGGCCAATTAGTCCATCCCTTAAACTTCAATCGATGAAGCTCCAAAATTGAAGCATAAGATTCTTCCTCCTCACTTAAAATATGTTTACCTTGGTGATAATGATACCTTGCCTATTATTTTATCTGCAGGATTATTTGATATGCAGGTACAGAAAGCAATGAAATTGTTGAAAAGGAGAAAGAAGGTGATCGAGTGGCAAATATCTAACATTATAGGAATAAGTCTAGATTTTTGTATGCACAAAATATACATAGAGAAAGTTTTAAAGCCTAGAGTGCAGCAACAATGCAAGTTGAATCCAATGATGAAAGATATGGTGCGGAAAGAGGTCATTAAGTGGCTCAATAATGGGATTATTTATGCAATTTtagatagtaagtgggtaagcccAATACATTGTGTCCCAAAGAAAAGTGGGATGAATGTGGTTACTAATGAATAAATGTGCTAATACCCACTCGTATGATGACTAG encodes the following:
- the LOC107876430 gene encoding uncharacterized protein LOC107876430 — its product is MDEQRNKLADPNAENVPSPVILVVPALRERVPKYAKYLKYIVSNKNQLTEYATVALTEKCTSNIQNKLPMKLKDPGSFTLQITIGQPISAHGLCDLGASINLITIYWYQKMGLGSPKPTTIVLQLADRSLAKPDGIIEAVLVQVGSLIFLMDFVIHDSEADPIVPFILE